One genomic window of Mus musculus strain C57BL/6J chromosome 4, GRCm38.p6 C57BL/6J includes the following:
- the Trappc3 gene encoding trafficking protein particle complex subunit 3: protein MSRQANRGTESKKMSSELFTLTYGALVTQLCKDYENDEDVNKQLDRMGYNIGVRLIEDFLARSNVGRCHDFRETADVIAKVAFKMYLGITPSITNWSPAGDEFSLILENNPLVDFVELPDNHSALIYSNLLCGVLRGALEMVQMAVEAKFVQDTLKGDGVTEIRMRFIRRIEDNLPAGEE, encoded by the exons AGTTCTGAGCTGTTCACGCTGACCTATGGAGCGCTTGTCACCCAGCTGTGCAAGGACTATGAAAACGACGAAGACGTGAACAAGCAGCTGGACAGAAT GGGCTACAACATTGGAGTCCGACTGATTGAAGATTTTTTGGCACGGTCAAATGTTGGAAGATGTCATGACTTTCGGGAAACTGCAGATGTTATTGCTAAG GTGGCGTTCAAGATGTACCTGGGCATCACTCCAAGCATCACCAACTGGAGCCCAGCCGGAGATGAATTCTCCCTCATCCTGGAAAACAACCCTCTGGTGGACTTTGTGGAGCTTCCCGATAACCACTCGGCCCTCATTTACTCCAACCTCCTGTGTGGGGTGTTGCGGGGAGCCCTGGAGATG GTCCAGATGGCTGTGGAGGCCAAGTTTGTCCAGGACACTCTGAAGGGAGATGGCGTGACAGAAATCAGGATGAGGTTCATCAGGCGGATTGAAGACAACCTCCCAGCTGGAGAAGAGTAA